A part of Acipenser ruthenus chromosome 50, fAciRut3.2 maternal haplotype, whole genome shotgun sequence genomic DNA contains:
- the LOC131722031 gene encoding uncharacterized protein LOC131722031, which yields MDMSSHQEEEEVVSHGLKENTCQVTCQMDDTVLMGVQQGQPAPPLLLGNLGSIQNIVLGQNTWLDDEVMDHSQALLRRQYPQVGGLYAVTSLTQLTSFSSPAQGFVQILNVFGNHWVTVSNIGCEEGTLNVYDSLGINNKHDFCSQVVSLLQYSGKTVWIGWPHVQQQQGWSDCGLFTIANSLTLCMGGDPGKLCYDQKQMRDHLFSCFVDGSLTPFPSCERTPLPEVHFCDVEVYCTCRRPYRIALELMVECGRCGEWFHDQCEDLQPDDLISMEEYMCCICRVTHMGKYGK from the exons ATGGACATGTCATCCCATCAGGAAGAGGAAGAGGTGGTGTCACATGGACTGAAAGAAAACACCTGCCAG GTGACTTGCCAGATGGATGACACTGTGCTGATGGGGGTTCAGCAGGGACAGCCAGCACCACCGTTACTGCTGGGGAACCTTGGAAGCATCCAGAACATTGTGCTGGGACAAAACACGTGGCTGGATGATGAGGTGATGGAccacagccaggctctgctacGTAGACAGTACCCACAGGTTGGAGGTTTGTATGCTGTCACCAGCCTGACACAGCTGACTTCCTTCAGCTCACCGGCTCAGGGATTTGTACAGATTCTTAATGTGTTTGGCAATCACTGGGTCACGGTAAGTAACATAGGctgtgaggaaggtactttaaatgtgtatgactctttgggaattaataataagcatgatttctgttcccaggtcgtatcactgctgcagtacagtggaaagacagtttggatcgggtggccacatgtacagcagcagcagggatggagtgactgtggactgtttaccatcgcaaacagcctcacactctgcatgggtggagatccaggtaagttatgttatgatcaaaagcaaatgcgtgatcatcttttttcttgttttgtagatggatctcttactcctttcccgagctgtgagagaacccccctcccagaggtacatttctgtgatgtggaggtctactgcacatgcaggagaccatacaggattgcactggagctgatggtggaatgcgggaggtgtggcgaatggttccatgaccagtgtgaagatctacagccagatgacctcataagtatggaggagtatatgtgctgcatttgcagagttacacacatgggtaagtatggtaagtaa